From a single Hemibagrus wyckioides isolate EC202008001 linkage group LG27, SWU_Hwy_1.0, whole genome shotgun sequence genomic region:
- the nod2 gene encoding nucleotide-binding oligomerization domain-containing protein 2, which translates to MCAQQLVLRQRTELLGALCCGGTAEPLDCVLDLLLSWDVLIWEDYHNVQSISKPLCSRTRDLLDLVYTKGEESCSLLLAAFDQVLPEAQKAGLCFGKAHSKPRDIKKTPTSASEALLIDRPALVKKIRDHLDGVLDALVEAGCFTSQDFDEVLLPVYTSSQKVRKLLDQVRFRGEGAAKTLLQYLQHIDSKPQNVKEERQLWKECFDYQTKLRGSVKLQSQSLSTYVVTGRFSLENIYTDGLLEVVQKDREVTALGLQDVLGLLGTINEEADTILVSGEAGTGKSTLLQRLHLLWAQGTLSTDILLLFPFSCRKLNAEQRILSLKELLFLHCCWPDRGQDEIFQFILDHPHHVLFTFDGLDEFRQSFTDEERHCCPTQQAPVHILLFNLLQGTLMKGVRKVITSRPHAVSPSLKQYLRKEVLVKGFSPVGIDQFVRKHHNDTNIATRVVEALKANTALLGLCHIPVFCWIISKCYKELLGCGEGSPQTVTDVYLMVLKHFLQKQVPQQHRTLGQIWLQQHIEMVRRLGQLALEGLETSCYLFTESDLQKCSITKQDIDLGFLIQCKDFSDHTDCKHYEFLHITMQCFFAALYIVLNKNGNYSVILNLFQSQSKQPALFNHTTCLVHCMKPVVDDYSVAETPNLQIISEFVAGLLSQRCRNLLVQSCPATLLEKKSKQVMKCLSKGLQKHFKSIPPPVKGEKKSMHAMPSFVWLIKCIYEMQESEIAKDAVAKLEVEHFKLIYCNIGPVECTALAYVLRYLQNPVGIQLDFNAVGDVGLEQLLPCLHICHSLYLRNNNISDEGIRKLVEKAVHWECFKKLALFNNNLTDDCTKYFAQLLKTKNNFLALRLGNNSITSQGAEQLAEGLRCNTSLKYLGLWGNKIRDKGAEALANALKESTSLIWLSLADNGVGSAGACALAELVKRSTTLEELWLNQNHVSRDGVEHLIEALKVNATIKEVWLRGNSLSAEEVKEFSEQESRLIF; encoded by the exons ATGTGTGCACAGCAACTGGTGCTAAGGCAGAGAACAGAACTGTTGGGGGCACTGTGCTGTGGTGGCACCGCAGAACCTTTGGATTGTGTGCTTGACCTGCTGCTGTCCTGGGACGTCCTCATTTGGGAAGACTACCACAATGTCCAGAGTATCAGTAAGCCCCTTTGCTCCAGAACCAGAGATCTTCTGGACTTGGTGTACACCAAAGGAGAGGAGTCTTGCAGTTTGCTACTGGCGGCTTTTGATCAAGTCTTACCTGAGGCCCAGAAAGCCGGACTTTGCTTTGGGAAAGCTCATTCAAAGCCAAGGGACATCAAGAAGACTCCAACGAGCGCCAGTGAGGCTTTGTTGATTGACAGACCAGCGTTGGTAAAGAAGATTCGGGACCATCTTGATGGGGTGTTGGATGCTCTGGTGGAAGCTGGTTGCTTTACTTCACAAGACTTTGATGAAGTTCTGTTACCCGTGTACACAAGCTCACAGAAG GTTAGGAAGCTGTTAGACCAAGTAAGGTTCCGAGGCGAGGGTGCTGCCAAGACATTACTTCAGTATCTACAGCACATAGACAGCAAGCCACAGAATGTGAAAGAGGAAAGGCAACTCTGGAAGG AATGCTTTGATTACCAGACGAAGCTTCGCGGCTCTGTTAAACTCCAGTCACAATCTCTCAGCACATATGTTGTAACAGGAAGATTTTCTTTAGAGAATATCTATACTGATGGCCTTCTTGAAGTGGTGCAAAAAGACAGAGAGGTTACGGCTCTGGGGCTGCAGGATGTGCTGGGTCTGCTTGGGACTATTAATGAGGAAGCAGATACAATACTTGTTTCTGGCGAAGCCGGTACTGGTAAGAGTACCTTGCTGCAGAGGCTCCATCTACTGTGGGCTCAAGGTACCTTGTCGACAGACATACTCTTGCTGTTCCCTTTCAGCTGCCGTAAACTGAATGCTGAACAGAGGATACTCTCGTTAAAGGAACTCCTGTTCCTGCACTGCTGTTGGCCGGACCGGGGTCAAGATGAAATTTTCCAGTTTATTCTTGACCACCCTCACCATGTCCTTTTCACCTTTGATGGGCTTGATGAGTTTAGGCAGAGCTTCACAGATGAAGAGCGCCATTGCTGCCCCACACAGCAAGCACCAGTACACATTTTGCTTTTCAACTTGCTTCAGGGTACCTTAATGAAAGGTGTGAGGAAGGTCATAACCAGCAGGCCCCATGCAGTGAGTCCATCTCTGAAGCAGTATCTTCGCAAGGAAGTCCTGGTCAAGGGTTTCTCTCCTGTGGGAATCGACCAATTTGTAAGGAAACACCACAATGACACCAACATAGCTACTCGGGTTGTAGAAGCCCTCAAAGCTAACACAGCCCTACTTGGGCTCTGCCATATTCCTGTCTTCTGCTGGATTATATCAAAGTGTTACAAAGAGTTGCTGGGATGTGGGGAGGGCAGCCCTCAGACAGTCACTGATGTGTATCTCATGGTTCTGAAGCATTTCCTCCAGAAGCAGGTGCCTCAGCAACACAGGACTTTGGGACAGATATGGCTACAGCAACATATAGAGATGGTGAGAAGACTAGGACAGTTGGCACTGGAGGGTTTGGAGACTTCCTGTTACTTATTCACAGAGTCAGACTTGCAGAAATGTAGTATCACAAAGCAGGACATCGATCTGGGATTTCTTATACAATGTAAGGACTTCTCAGACCATACTGACTGCAAACACTATGAGTTCCTGCATATCACCATGCAGTGCTTTTTTGCTGCTCTCTATATTGTTCTCAACAAAAACGGCAACTACTCTGTCATCTTAAATCTCTTCCAGTCTCAGAGCAAGCAGCCAGCACTTTTTAATCACACAACCTGTTTAGTACATTGCATGAAACCTGTAGTTGATGACTACAGTGTAGCAGAGACCCCAAATCTGCAAATCATTTCAGAGTTTGTTGCAGGACTTCTGTCCCAGCGCTGTCGCAATCTGCTTGTACAGTCCTGTCCGGCTACCTTGCTCGAGAAGAAGTCCAAGCAAGTCATGAAATGTTTGTCCAAGGGGTTACAGAAACATTTCAAATCAATTCCGCCACCGGTGAAGGGTGAAAAGAAGAGCATGCATGCCATGCCGAGTTTTGTTTGGCTCATTAAGTGCATCTATGAGATGCAGGAGAGTGAGATTGCTAAGGATGCAGTGGCCAAACTAGAAGTCGAGCACTTCAAGttaatatactgtaatattGGGCCAGTGGAATGCACTGCTCTGGCTTACGTACTCAGGTACCTACAGAATCCTGTCGGAATACAGCTGGACTTTAACGCCGTGGGGGATGTGGGACTGGAACAACTCCTGCCATGTCTTCATATCTGTCACTCCCTCTA CTTGAGGAACAATAACATATCAGATGAAGGAATACGCAAACTTGTTGAGAAGGCAGTGCACTGGGAATGCTTCAAGAAACTAGC GCTGTTCAACAACAATCTAACAGATGACTGCACGAAGTATTTTGCACAGCTGCTTAAGACAAAGAATAACTTCCTTGCACTAAG ACTTGGAAACAATAGCATCACATCACAGGGGGCTGAGCAGCTGGCAGAAGGGCTGAGGTGCAACACGTCACTGAAGTATCTCGG GTTATGGGGAAATAAGATCAGAGACAAAGGCGCTGAGGCTTTAGCCAACGCTCTGAAAGAGAGCACTTCGCTGATATGGTTAAG CCTGGCGGATAACGGAGTAGGAAGCGCAGGAGCATGTGCCTTAGCAGAGCTTGTCAAGAGAAGCACAACACTTGAGGAGCTCTG GCTGAACCAAAACCACGTCAGCAGGGACGGGGTGGAGCATCTAATCGAGGCTTTGAAAGTCAACGCTACTATTAAGGAAGTGTG GTTGAGAGGAAACAGCCTGAGCGCAGAGGAGGTGAAGGAATTTAGTGAGCAAGAAAGCAGACTGATCTTCTGA